The proteins below are encoded in one region of Maridesulfovibrio ferrireducens:
- a CDS encoding GPW/gp25 family protein, protein METVVDTRTSNAIVIGATGIAEILQNVRTILSTIKGEVPLDRTFGLSITYLDRPIPEAMAAFSGEIVEEVERQEPRISVTRVKFLPKEKDAMQGRLYPVVRIKIKDGAL, encoded by the coding sequence ATGGAAACCGTAGTTGATACCCGCACTTCAAACGCCATTGTTATCGGCGCGACAGGCATTGCTGAAATTTTGCAAAACGTGCGCACGATTTTAAGCACGATTAAAGGCGAAGTTCCGCTCGACCGCACTTTCGGTTTGTCCATCACATATCTGGACAGGCCGATTCCCGAAGCAATGGCGGCGTTCTCAGGTGAGATTGTCGAGGAAGTTGAAAGGCAGGAGCCGCGCATATCCGTTACCCGCGTTAAATTTTTGCCAAAAGAAAAAGATGCCATGCAGGGGCGGCTTTATCCCGTTGTAAGAATTAAGATTAAGGACGGTGCGCTATGA
- a CDS encoding phage tail tape measure protein, protein MNSIVTKFVIGGAVGGLVAALGTAESKVGKLGSAISDLKDKKPFKAGEALAQQQKRVVQLYGAYQESETRLKSYTQAMQRSGANKKVYTQLIEKEEKKLKNLSKRHLSARREYKSQVVAIKAVGQSVRGLQNDYRSTSSEVEKLTRKQSALAKSMKARSARAGQRQNLRTEVGETAAMGAVMLAPVLLAAQAEQSEIRLSTAINTDDEANAMIAARRSAKQLAKTGLVAYNEAFDIQYALNSAGMTAKMARAGSSVVAKVAKVTNGQAEGVGEVLATAYNNLGKKMMGTDEEKLNRIGDLFTKTQVKFQLTNFDQLGESMKKAAASMNTYGMGIEQGLTMLGTLNSAGVVGGEAGTALNAVLRSLGKAQEEFGTDIVRDDNGQLDLISTLEQIQEATADMDTDERSQILQKTFGDEGLKGVAPLLEKLKELRTVQKDVSEGSRGIVDKQAQKYLKSGMVKIEKIKNQLVMLGSTVGTVLLPGVIAVTSVFTGLLTPVAWMAENFPGVTAVVGGAAFGFLALNLAIKGTKYIGSMAADGISILKDTVTWLSDSQKLATVRTYAFAASQKIVAVGTKVWTGAQWLLNAAMTANPIGLVVAGVAALAGGAYLLINNWSAVKDFFSGLWDGIVSGAKWVWNAITTLFENSPFGLVIDAFKSVSSWFGSDEPAPSNKTVVKSSAPVARMGGEIFVDDTKSTSSVQSSATHVSSTAQTSSPISLTIEQNITVSGSDESTVRKALSQANEGLEPRIHKIMDQWFEKKERLRFA, encoded by the coding sequence ATGAATAGCATTGTAACTAAGTTTGTAATAGGCGGGGCCGTTGGCGGGCTTGTTGCGGCTTTGGGCACTGCTGAATCTAAAGTCGGGAAACTCGGATCGGCGATATCTGATCTAAAAGATAAAAAGCCATTTAAAGCTGGTGAAGCTCTTGCTCAACAACAAAAAAGAGTAGTTCAACTTTACGGAGCTTATCAGGAAAGTGAAACTCGGCTGAAATCTTACACTCAGGCGATGCAAAGGTCTGGCGCAAATAAAAAAGTATATACTCAGCTCATAGAAAAAGAAGAGAAGAAACTAAAGAATCTTAGCAAAAGACACTTATCAGCTCGCCGCGAATATAAATCTCAAGTTGTGGCAATCAAAGCCGTTGGTCAATCTGTCAGAGGGTTGCAAAATGATTACCGCTCCACATCCTCCGAAGTTGAAAAACTGACACGAAAACAAAGCGCCCTTGCTAAGTCAATGAAAGCCCGTTCTGCCCGTGCTGGTCAACGTCAAAACCTCCGCACCGAAGTGGGCGAAACTGCGGCAATGGGGGCAGTAATGCTTGCCCCTGTATTGCTTGCCGCCCAAGCAGAACAATCTGAAATACGCTTATCAACAGCTATTAATACTGATGATGAAGCGAATGCAATGATTGCGGCACGGAGAAGTGCAAAGCAGTTAGCAAAGACGGGCCTTGTTGCTTACAATGAAGCGTTCGATATTCAATACGCTCTGAACTCTGCCGGGATGACTGCAAAGATGGCCCGCGCCGGATCTTCTGTTGTGGCCAAGGTTGCGAAAGTTACAAACGGTCAGGCCGAAGGAGTCGGCGAAGTCCTTGCCACAGCATATAATAACCTCGGCAAAAAGATGATGGGAACTGATGAAGAAAAGCTGAACCGCATCGGTGACTTGTTCACCAAGACTCAGGTTAAGTTTCAGCTGACTAATTTTGATCAGCTCGGTGAATCTATGAAAAAAGCGGCGGCTTCCATGAACACTTACGGCATGGGAATTGAGCAGGGATTAACCATGCTCGGAACGCTGAATAGTGCGGGTGTAGTTGGCGGGGAAGCAGGCACAGCTCTCAATGCGGTTCTCCGCAGTCTTGGCAAAGCACAGGAAGAATTCGGCACTGATATTGTGCGAGATGATAATGGTCAACTGGATCTCATCTCCACACTTGAACAGATTCAAGAAGCAACAGCCGACATGGATACGGACGAAAGATCGCAAATTTTACAAAAAACTTTTGGCGATGAAGGGTTAAAAGGCGTTGCCCCACTCCTCGAAAAGCTCAAAGAATTGCGGACAGTCCAAAAGGATGTATCCGAAGGTTCAAGAGGTATTGTTGATAAACAAGCGCAAAAGTATCTCAAGTCTGGAATGGTAAAAATTGAGAAGATTAAGAACCAATTGGTAATGCTCGGTTCAACTGTCGGAACCGTTTTGCTCCCCGGCGTAATTGCAGTGACTAGTGTTTTTACGGGATTACTTACTCCAGTTGCTTGGATGGCTGAAAACTTCCCAGGAGTAACAGCTGTAGTTGGCGGAGCGGCTTTCGGTTTCCTTGCTTTGAATCTGGCGATCAAGGGCACTAAGTATATTGGATCAATGGCAGCAGACGGCATTTCCATTTTAAAAGATACCGTCACATGGTTATCCGACTCGCAGAAACTTGCCACCGTCCGCACTTACGCTTTTGCCGCCTCTCAGAAAATTGTGGCTGTCGGAACCAAGGTTTGGACAGGAGCGCAATGGCTATTAAATGCGGCAATGACAGCTAATCCTATTGGACTAGTTGTAGCTGGAGTTGCCGCACTTGCTGGAGGAGCTTATCTGCTGATCAATAATTGGAGTGCTGTTAAAGATTTTTTCTCAGGTCTTTGGGATGGAATTGTATCCGGCGCTAAATGGGTCTGGAATGCGATTACAACTCTTTTTGAAAACTCCCCTTTCGGTTTAGTTATCGATGCTTTCAAAAGTGTGTCCAGCTGGTTCGGCTCTGACGAACCAGCCCCGTCCAACAAGACCGTGGTAAAGAGTTCCGCGCCTGTGGCCCGCATGGGTGGTGAAATATTTGTCGATGACACAAAATCAACATCATCGGTTCAATCCTCAGCCACACATGTATCCAGTACGGCGCAAACATCTTCCCCCATAAGCCTCACAATAGAGCAGAACATCACCGTCAGCGGCAGCGACGAATCTACCGTGCGCAAGGCTCTCTCTCAGGCCAATGAAGGACTCGAACCACGGATCCACAAGATAATGGATCAGTGGTTCGAGAAAAAAGAGAGGCTTCGTTTTGCTTAG
- a CDS encoding phage baseplate assembly protein V, with amino-acid sequence MSGLSQILDRLDSLESALAQVVRVGKVVSLIPERGTVRVQFPDADASGKQLVSYELPVLAHKTLHDKSYWMPDVDEHVLCVFLPFAQRQGFVVSAFYSDADTVPLSDPDVRHVIFKDGSWFQYDRKKHFLSGHVVNGCADLEIDIDAKLTVGQDLTANIGRDTAITIGRDLSAKVVRDVGAEIGRNASLDITNDLSATVGNNATIEVTETLEATAKNIQAEATEKAEIKAGQSIDLTSPLINITGDITCEGNEGAIGHEDKRAHTEHEGSYHLTGDSIIVGHLHVKTLTVDDPINGTLAV; translated from the coding sequence ATGAGTGGATTATCACAAATACTGGACAGACTTGATTCCCTTGAATCTGCACTGGCTCAAGTGGTGCGTGTAGGCAAAGTCGTTTCGCTGATCCCAGAACGCGGGACCGTGCGAGTTCAATTTCCTGACGCAGACGCTTCCGGTAAACAGCTTGTTTCCTACGAACTACCCGTGCTTGCTCACAAGACTCTGCACGACAAAAGTTACTGGATGCCGGACGTGGACGAACATGTTTTGTGTGTGTTCCTGCCCTTCGCCCAGCGTCAGGGATTCGTTGTCAGCGCATTTTACTCCGACGCGGACACAGTCCCTCTCTCTGATCCAGATGTCCGGCATGTCATTTTCAAAGATGGATCATGGTTTCAGTACGACCGTAAAAAACACTTTCTTTCAGGTCATGTTGTTAACGGTTGCGCTGATCTCGAAATTGATATCGATGCAAAACTCACTGTCGGGCAAGACCTGACCGCGAATATCGGACGAGATACGGCTATCACAATTGGTCGCGATCTATCTGCAAAAGTAGTTCGTGATGTCGGAGCTGAAATTGGACGGAATGCTTCGCTGGATATCACGAATGACCTTTCTGCCACTGTCGGCAATAACGCGACTATTGAGGTCACTGAGACTTTGGAAGCTACGGCTAAAAATATTCAAGCTGAAGCAACGGAAAAGGCCGAAATAAAAGCCGGACAATCCATCGACCTGACTTCCCCGCTCATTAACATTACAGGCGACATAACTTGCGAAGGTAATGAGGGCGCAATCGGGCATGAGGACAAACGGGCGCACACTGAACATGAAGGCAGTTATCATCTTACGGGTGATTCAATCATCGTCGGACATCTACATGTAAAAACTTTAACCGTTGACGATCCTATCAACGGAACTCTGGCGGTGTAA
- a CDS encoding phage major tail tube protein, whose product MNESNKAIGLTGRFSVYLGTGTSLGTATVELPDFEAITETLTGAGLGGELEMPVVGLFKPMTVKLSFNKKTSNYIKLLAPEGHHLDLRISTQGYKGSEGKFTHTPERIVLRTLPKKSTLGKLEVGKPQGNEIELGVIYVKLVIDGKDAIEYDKLNYKYVVDGVDYMAKIRSNIGMEG is encoded by the coding sequence ATGAACGAAAGCAATAAAGCAATCGGATTGACTGGGCGATTTAGTGTCTACCTTGGAACCGGAACATCTCTTGGCACGGCAACAGTTGAACTGCCAGACTTTGAAGCCATAACCGAAACCCTGACAGGGGCAGGTCTTGGCGGTGAGTTGGAAATGCCTGTTGTCGGACTTTTTAAACCCATGACAGTAAAACTGTCATTTAACAAAAAGACTTCCAACTACATCAAACTTCTGGCCCCTGAAGGTCACCATCTGGATCTACGCATTTCTACGCAAGGCTACAAAGGCAGTGAAGGCAAATTCACGCATACACCGGAACGAATTGTTCTGCGCACCCTGCCTAAAAAATCTACTCTCGGTAAACTGGAAGTTGGCAAACCGCAGGGTAACGAAATTGAGCTCGGAGTCATTTACGTAAAGCTCGTTATCGATGGCAAAGACGCGATCGAGTACGACAAGCTCAACTATAAATACGTGGTCGATGGTGTCGATTACATGGCTAAAATCAGAAGTAATATAGGAATGGAGGGTTAA
- a CDS encoding phage tail protein I: MTKLLDFNFQDLLPSSITKDERIAASATVLDSQLKAVTAAIPQVLIYSRIDEFEEPLLSLLAWQFHVDHWEPHWPLETKREAVKTSIKLHKKKGTPWAVRKAIEVATRAPAKVIEWFNYNGDPYKFKVAVTRPITDFEPVLLAVKSAKNVRSHLEAIEVPHNVEGKVYVAGVGRLGLNVTGYIYCNVQTSPTTLYAVGLARLAVPVSATLPIPQNINGDGLIYAAGLARIGNQIIGVIA, encoded by the coding sequence ATGACTAAGCTTTTAGATTTTAATTTTCAGGATTTGCTTCCGTCATCCATCACAAAAGATGAACGGATCGCAGCTTCAGCAACGGTTCTTGATTCACAATTAAAAGCTGTTACCGCTGCTATTCCGCAAGTGCTGATTTATTCTCGCATTGATGAATTTGAAGAGCCTCTCCTTTCATTACTGGCTTGGCAATTTCACGTTGACCACTGGGAACCACACTGGCCCCTAGAAACAAAGCGTGAAGCGGTTAAAACGTCGATTAAATTGCATAAGAAGAAAGGCACACCTTGGGCAGTACGCAAAGCTATTGAGGTTGCTACTAGAGCACCTGCCAAGGTTATCGAATGGTTTAATTACAACGGCGATCCCTACAAATTCAAGGTTGCAGTGACGAGACCAATTACAGACTTTGAGCCTGTTCTATTAGCTGTAAAATCCGCTAAAAATGTCCGCTCTCACCTTGAAGCTATCGAAGTTCCACACAACGTAGAAGGCAAGGTTTATGTCGCGGGCGTTGGTCGCCTCGGTCTGAATGTAACAGGTTACATTTATTGTAATGTACAGACTTCCCCTACAACTCTTTACGCTGTCGGGTTGGCCCGTTTAGCTGTGCCTGTTTCGGCAACTTTACCCATACCACAGAATATCAACGGTGACGGCCTGATATACGCCGCAGGTCTGGCGCGTATCGGAAATCAAATTATAGGAGTCATAGCATAA
- a CDS encoding phage tail assembly protein — protein MARLETVKINFDYPVTVGDNEVEFVTMRRQKVQDSIDAEVMASTKTGAEMEACLFSLTCGIPVEDLLTWDHVDYLKLQEKYVFLMTTSSEKIVHPSEEESSVSPAGQDGAEKK, from the coding sequence ATGGCAAGACTTGAAACTGTCAAAATTAATTTTGATTACCCGGTAACAGTCGGCGACAACGAAGTTGAATTTGTAACTATGCGCCGCCAGAAAGTGCAGGATTCGATTGACGCTGAGGTCATGGCCTCGACTAAGACCGGGGCTGAAATGGAAGCGTGTCTATTTTCTTTAACCTGCGGAATCCCGGTAGAAGACCTTCTGACATGGGACCATGTGGATTATCTTAAATTACAGGAAAAATACGTTTTTTTAATGACCACCAGCTCCGAGAAGATAGTGCATCCCTCCGAAGAGGAGTCCTCTGTCTCGCCAGCTGGTCAGGATGGAGCCGAAAAGAAATAG
- a CDS encoding baseplate J/gp47 family protein, whose protein sequence is MNLDNLPNISFCETDGSNVEQEVITGYEKIAGVTLAAGDPVRLYLESLAYILTVQRQVIDLTGKKNLLAYARGDHLDHLGALTDTPRLQAYFASTAVRFELGEVQTSAVVIPAGTRITPDNQLMFATDDLAEIPAGSLSIDAIATCQTEGTIGNGFIPDQINRLVDPVAGVTKAHNISTTLGGAEIEADDRYRERVQLSPEKASVAGPSGKYEYWAKSAHTDIADIAVLSPTPGKVDIIVLLKNGELPNAEILNAVEAVVSPEDVRPLTDNTEVLAAETVEYTIELSWFIGRSNATLAASIQDKVNQAITDFMLWQRSALGRDINPTELAHQMRQAGAKRVEITSPVHTPLTGRQVAILAHDGLLVTYGGLEDD, encoded by the coding sequence ATGAATCTAGACAACTTGCCGAATATATCTTTCTGCGAGACTGACGGATCAAATGTCGAGCAAGAAGTCATCACCGGATATGAGAAAATTGCCGGAGTAACTTTGGCTGCTGGCGATCCGGTCCGGCTTTATCTTGAATCTCTTGCCTACATTCTAACCGTGCAACGGCAGGTTATTGATTTGACGGGAAAGAAAAACCTGCTTGCCTACGCTAGAGGGGATCATCTTGACCACCTCGGAGCACTGACCGACACCCCACGCCTACAAGCCTACTTCGCCAGTACAGCTGTTCGTTTCGAGCTTGGCGAAGTGCAAACTTCCGCTGTCGTGATTCCTGCCGGGACGAGGATCACGCCCGACAACCAGCTTATGTTTGCAACGGATGACTTAGCGGAAATACCTGCTGGATCATTATCTATAGATGCTATTGCGACTTGCCAGACTGAAGGAACAATCGGAAACGGATTTATACCGGACCAAATAAATCGACTCGTTGACCCTGTTGCCGGAGTCACAAAGGCACATAATATTTCAACCACATTAGGTGGCGCTGAAATTGAAGCCGACGACCGTTACCGTGAAAGAGTTCAGCTTTCACCGGAAAAGGCATCCGTTGCCGGACCGTCAGGCAAGTATGAATATTGGGCTAAATCCGCACATACGGACATAGCAGATATTGCAGTGCTCTCACCCACTCCCGGCAAGGTTGATATCATCGTTTTGCTTAAGAATGGAGAACTGCCGAATGCCGAAATATTGAATGCGGTCGAGGCCGTTGTTTCGCCAGAAGATGTGCGGCCTCTGACAGACAACACCGAAGTTCTCGCGGCAGAAACAGTAGAATACACTATCGAACTTTCATGGTTTATCGGCAGATCTAATGCGACACTTGCCGCATCTATCCAGGACAAAGTAAATCAGGCCATAACTGATTTCATGCTGTGGCAAAGATCCGCACTAGGTCGCGATATCAATCCGACAGAATTAGCACATCAAATGCGCCAAGCTGGAGCAAAACGAGTTGAAATAACATCACCTGTACATACGCCACTCACAGGCAGACAAGTTGCAATCCTCGCACATGATGGTCTTTTAGTGACATACGGAGGCCTCGAGGATGACTAA
- a CDS encoding tail protein X, producing MLSYTTIQGDTWDIIARKLWDRETMCSDLMNVNPDHAETIIFSSGIVLNVPEIETAVTVTTAPWRAKS from the coding sequence TTGCTTAGTTACACCACAATCCAAGGCGATACTTGGGACATTATTGCCCGTAAATTATGGGACCGTGAAACCATGTGTTCTGATTTGATGAATGTAAATCCTGATCATGCTGAAACTATAATATTTTCAAGCGGAATAGTCCTGAACGTGCCAGAAATAGAAACCGCTGTAACCGTGACCACTGCGCCTTGGAGGGCTAAATCATGA
- a CDS encoding phage tail protein, whose translation MQVGSFGTIVFSCSDKEVMTFKDLSRTRTAEFAEHPVLEKKSRLQFTGVSLEEISFSVLLMAGLTDPEDRAIGFWTAQESGEPRNLILGGRNYGKFVVTNITEGHKHNGPDGKPLCIELELSLKEYN comes from the coding sequence ATGCAAGTCGGCTCATTCGGAACCATTGTTTTTTCCTGCTCGGATAAAGAGGTCATGACTTTTAAAGATTTATCCCGCACTCGCACTGCCGAATTTGCAGAACACCCAGTACTTGAGAAAAAATCACGGCTTCAATTTACGGGCGTATCACTCGAAGAAATATCTTTCTCGGTGTTGTTAATGGCGGGACTCACTGATCCAGAAGATAGAGCAATCGGCTTCTGGACAGCGCAAGAATCAGGCGAACCGCGCAACCTTATTTTAGGTGGCAGGAACTACGGAAAGTTCGTGGTGACAAATATCACGGAAGGACACAAGCACAACGGCCCCGACGGTAAACCGCTTTGCATCGAACTCGAACTCAGCCTCAAGGAATACAACTAA
- a CDS encoding phage late control D family protein, protein MNVIKPRSAQLILSYNGVNISSSIADYVTNFSFTDNAGSQADDLSVTLEDRKSLWKNSWYPSKGASLEASIRCENWFAPQAPPIILPCGKFELDEIEMSAGTGDTVMLKGVSALVMNSIRKEKKTRAWENISLSSIAGDIASEHSLTLQFEGNDATYTRIDQREESDLKLLKRLIEDEGNSIKLADKRLIIYSGNDYEAAPIAHTFTRGESDIGSVQLRSKITEIYRACTVKYHDPKDKQLKSFTYTPPNPPPSGEILQINKEVESIAQAQRLAKSRLRSKNKMETTGSISMMGNPRLAATMNIYLAGFGNFSGKYFIDQATHAFTRSGGYTTNSNVHQVLGF, encoded by the coding sequence ATGAACGTGATTAAGCCTCGTAGCGCACAGCTCATTCTATCCTATAACGGCGTGAATATTTCCTCTTCCATTGCTGACTACGTCACTAATTTTTCATTCACGGACAACGCTGGGTCTCAAGCTGATGATTTGTCTGTCACTCTTGAGGATCGCAAATCACTCTGGAAAAATTCTTGGTATCCGTCCAAAGGCGCAAGTCTTGAAGCTTCCATCCGTTGCGAAAACTGGTTTGCACCACAAGCGCCGCCCATAATACTGCCCTGCGGAAAGTTTGAACTTGATGAAATTGAAATGTCTGCAGGAACTGGCGATACTGTCATGCTGAAAGGAGTTTCCGCGCTGGTCATGAACTCCATTCGCAAAGAAAAGAAAACTCGCGCCTGGGAAAACATTTCGCTTTCATCCATAGCCGGTGACATTGCCTCCGAACATAGTTTGACTCTGCAATTTGAAGGTAACGATGCAACATATACCCGCATCGACCAGCGCGAAGAGTCCGACCTGAAATTGCTTAAACGATTGATCGAAGACGAAGGCAACAGCATCAAGCTCGCAGACAAGCGGCTTATAATTTATTCCGGCAATGACTACGAAGCGGCCCCGATTGCCCACACGTTTACGCGCGGAGAATCTGACATCGGTTCAGTACAGCTCCGCTCTAAAATCACCGAAATTTATCGAGCATGCACGGTTAAATATCACGACCCAAAAGATAAGCAGCTCAAGAGCTTTACCTATACCCCACCGAATCCACCGCCAAGCGGAGAAATTTTGCAGATCAACAAAGAAGTTGAATCTATCGCACAAGCCCAGCGGCTTGCTAAATCTCGACTGCGTTCCAAAAATAAGATGGAAACAACCGGCTCCATTTCCATGATGGGCAATCCCCGTCTTGCTGCAACTATGAATATTTATCTCGCAGGATTCGGCAATTTTTCCGGCAAATATTTCATCGACCAGGCAACACATGCTTTCACCCGCTCTGGCGGATACACAACGAATTCAAACGTACACCAAGTGCTGGGATTTTAA
- a CDS encoding phage tail sheath family protein, giving the protein MTYGHGIYPFEVPTSLVPPRRVDSAIPVVFGTAPGPTEGTLPVNEPVLCFSMTEYVAAFGYDEDWEKYTLCEFATAYFVDYGMCPAVFVNVYDPAVHKTGEISDPTVVTGDDIIGGVDADTLEKTGLELINEVFPKYRIIPGSIVAPGFSDEPAVAISMSSKASLINGIFKAMAIIDIPESVTKYTDTPSYKETSNLTDEHMIVCFPKVKKGDKIYHLSSHVAALLARVDHDAEGIPFRSPSNQRMEITGNDLAGNELRLGLDEANYLNSQGIITAMNWDGGWKCWGNRTACYPSNTDPKDSFIPVRRFFNWHSNTFILTYFSKVDWPLTRRLLTTIMDSENIRLNSFASREIILGGRIEILESENPTTDLMDGIVRFHTYMTPPSPAREIINILEYDPKYISTLFK; this is encoded by the coding sequence ATGACATACGGACACGGTATCTATCCATTTGAAGTGCCGACATCTCTAGTCCCGCCTCGGCGTGTAGACTCGGCAATACCTGTTGTATTCGGAACGGCTCCCGGACCTACGGAAGGAACTCTTCCGGTCAATGAACCTGTTCTCTGTTTTAGCATGACGGAATATGTCGCAGCGTTCGGCTACGATGAGGACTGGGAAAAATACACACTCTGCGAATTCGCAACAGCATATTTTGTTGATTACGGAATGTGTCCGGCAGTCTTCGTAAATGTTTACGACCCTGCCGTTCATAAAACTGGTGAAATCTCCGACCCCACAGTTGTTACTGGTGACGATATTATCGGCGGAGTTGATGCTGATACGCTCGAAAAAACCGGACTCGAACTTATAAATGAGGTCTTTCCGAAGTATCGCATTATACCGGGTTCGATTGTAGCGCCGGGCTTTTCCGATGAACCTGCGGTTGCAATTTCCATGAGTAGCAAAGCAAGCCTCATCAACGGCATTTTTAAAGCAATGGCCATAATTGATATCCCCGAATCAGTCACAAAATACACTGATACTCCGAGCTATAAAGAGACAAGCAATCTCACAGACGAACATATGATTGTTTGTTTTCCAAAGGTCAAAAAAGGCGACAAGATTTATCATTTGAGCAGTCACGTTGCCGCGCTTCTTGCCCGTGTGGATCATGATGCGGAAGGTATTCCTTTCCGCTCACCTTCCAACCAGCGCATGGAAATCACAGGCAATGATCTTGCTGGAAACGAACTCCGCCTCGGACTTGATGAAGCCAACTATCTTAACAGTCAAGGCATCATAACCGCGATGAACTGGGATGGCGGCTGGAAATGTTGGGGCAACCGCACAGCTTGCTATCCTTCAAACACCGATCCCAAAGATTCATTTATTCCTGTACGCCGCTTTTTCAACTGGCATTCCAACACTTTTATTCTGACCTACTTTTCAAAAGTAGATTGGCCCCTAACCCGCCGTTTGCTGACCACTATTATGGACAGTGAAAATATCCGGCTAAATTCTTTTGCTTCCCGCGAAATAATTCTCGGCGGTCGTATTGAGATTCTGGAATCAGAAAATCCGACAACTGATCTCATGGACGGAATAGTCAGGTTCCACACGTACATGACCCCGCCCTCTCCGGCTCGGGAAATCATCAACATTCTGGAATATGATCCTAAATATATTTCAACCCTGTTCAAATAA
- a CDS encoding phage tail protein, with translation MSVLEIDTSDAMKQLANMRDTLALVPGGMHLACQRAANKSIKSLKVAVKKSVLSEYSILSRDLEKSFSVVQASKWNPNAELHASGNSSISLSHFNPRARAITAETKTRSGGTARVKRTGVTVKVKKTGGRKLVKGGFQLKAGAIMKRVGDSRLPIAKLYGPSPLRLLEDSSVQHELQFKVQELMEKNLEHEATHILRQAGLR, from the coding sequence ATGAGCGTTCTTGAAATAGATACATCTGATGCAATGAAGCAGCTTGCAAATATGCGGGACACTCTCGCACTCGTTCCCGGCGGCATGCATTTGGCGTGTCAGCGGGCCGCTAATAAGTCCATCAAGAGTTTAAAAGTCGCGGTTAAGAAATCAGTTTTATCAGAATATTCTATTCTATCCCGTGATTTGGAAAAGAGCTTTTCAGTTGTTCAAGCTTCTAAGTGGAATCCCAATGCAGAGCTTCATGCCAGCGGAAACAGTTCCATATCTCTTTCGCATTTCAACCCACGGGCACGGGCTATTACAGCAGAAACTAAAACCAGATCCGGCGGTACGGCACGAGTTAAGCGCACGGGCGTAACAGTCAAAGTTAAAAAGACTGGAGGTCGTAAGCTGGTCAAAGGCGGTTTTCAGCTTAAGGCTGGTGCAATCATGAAACGAGTCGGTGACAGCCGATTACCTATTGCCAAACTCTACGGCCCTTCCCCCTTGCGTCTGCTCGAAGATTCAAGCGTCCAGCATGAGCTTCAATTTAAAGTGCAAGAGTTAATGGAAAAAAATCTCGAACATGAAGCAACTCACATTCTTAGACAAGCGGGGCTGAGATAA